In Cydia fagiglandana chromosome 16, ilCydFagi1.1, whole genome shotgun sequence, the following are encoded in one genomic region:
- the LOC134672289 gene encoding allergen Tha p 1-like, whose translation MKSILITIAVLFTLVLAESEKYTEKYDSLDIDAIIGNKRLMAAYVRCVLEKGKCTPEGRLLKAHITDALQTGCTKCTIAQKGGMRKVIHHLIKEEPEAWAALLDKYDPKKVYIHKYHHQLNSVLEE comes from the exons ATGAAGTCCATCCTCATCACTATCGCCGTCCTCTTCACGCTGGTGCTGGCAGAGAGTGAGAAGTACACAGAGAAGTACGACTCGTTAGACATCGACGCCATCATTGGTAACAAGCGGCTGATGGCGGCATACGTGAGGTGTGTGCTGGAGAAAGGGAAATGCACGCCAGAGGGCAGGCTTCTCAAAG caCACATCACTGACGCCCTACAAACCGGCTGTACCAAATGCACCATCGCCCAGAAGGGAGGCATGCGCAAAGTGATCCACCACCTCATCAAGGAGGAGCCCGAAGCCTGGGCGGCCCTGCTCGACAAATACGACCCCAAGAAGGTCTATATACACAAATACCATCATCAGCTAAATTCTGTTTTAGAAGAATAG